GCCCCTCGCTTctcttgggaccccaccccctagggCTCCTCGCCCAGGAGAGCCAACCTCCAGcacacccctccctcctggtCCTGTCTGCTGGAAACCTCCTTCTCCTTCCTGGATCCACCTCCCTCTTCACCAGCTGTAGAAATCCACCAGCCCTGGGGTGCCTTTCCAGGCACGCCCCTGTGCACCCCCGTCTTCTCCAGAGGCCTCCCCATCGCCAGGAGCAGTCTCTCTCCACCCAAAGCTGCTGAACAGTTGCATAATACTATTGGTATTTTCTGTCCTACACCTTTTCTGTCGCACACCTCTCCCCAAGGTCCTCTCTCATGCTGGAACCCTGTAGCCTCAATGGAGAACTCTCCTCATGTGGGGACTGTCCTTCTAGGCTGCAATGTTAACACCATAGATGCTGGTACATGTCTGGTGAAGGGAGAGTTCCTGAGTTCCACGATGTTCTGGTAGGAGGATGAGGTTAAGATCTCAGGAGCTTAAAGGATCTGCCCTTCTATTCGTCATTCTTTTTCCCCATACCCTTTTTTTCATGCCCCAGTCCCCATGTTCTCCACCCCTCAGTAGTGAATGACTTTTGTGTTTCTGCTCTGGTTAACTGAATCTGTCATGTACTCTTCTTACCTTCTCTTTGGTCCTAACTAGTTATATCAGACAATATTCTCTTTCATTTTACATATTATAAGAATCTCAGAAGTTAGGGTGGGAGGAGGACTTGTTGGGGCACCAAATCCTACCCACAGATTGAAAGTTGTATTGGTTTGACGTCTGTGACTTACTATGTTCAGTCGCAGCCCAGTGCTGAAGAAAGAATGGATAGTCTGAGGGCCCGGTGGCACTTCTAAGGTATGATATCTTACAAACCTGTCAATATCCTTCTGATGGGCCAGAGAAGAAATATCAGCTACTAATGTGTTACAGTTGAAGCAAAAGAAATAAGACTATGATTAGATTGATGTGATTTTAAGGTCTGGCGCACCTCTTATCCTGATGGGGCTAAACACTTTTTGGCAAGACCAATTCAGGTATTTCCAGACCATTACACTTTCCAGACCATTACGCTGGTGCTGGGCCAAAGAGCAGAAAGAAAATGTCCCCGGGGCTAGCACAGCACTAATCCTGACTGTAGTTGGtgctttatccaggctagatttAAATGCCCCAAGCTGTCTGTCTTCCACCCCTTTCTGTGGAAGATTCTTCTCCAGCCTGATagaattaaaacaataaaataaaataaaagtcctGTGGTTTCctactttattttctcttcttcTGATCAAACTTAACGTAGTAAATGGCCTAAAGCAAAACTCACTGCTATCTGTACCTCTCTAAAAGGACTGTCTGCTCAGTTCACAGACTGGTGACCTATATCTTTGTCTATGAAGATCTGATATCCCTGGTATGCAGTGGTGTTATCATCTGGTACTTTGCTGGCAGCTTTGAGAAGAACGTAGGCACGGTGAAGCAATGCTTCCTCACCTTTGCCTTTGCCATTTCTTCGGCCCTGTTGTATCTCTTATTTGAGGCTGTCGTCTCTGGGGTGTCGGAGGTGGAAGATGCCAAAGGATTTACACCAGTTGCTTTTGCGATGTTGGCAGTGTCCACCACGCGTTCACGGATGAGAAGGGCACCACTCTTTGGGGTTAACATTCCCATGGTGCTGGTGCCCTGGTTAATGCTCTGCGTGGTCTGGTTTattccccactcctctctcctgaGTAACATATGTGGCCTCATAGTTGGGAAAGCCTGTatcctttccaaatgcaatgaCTTGTTTAACCAGTGAAAAGAGCATGTGGGGAGCTTGACTTGTGATGGGGAAGGAGTAGGAAaaaatgctgaattctgattGCTTAGGCTCACTGACTTTTTGTTGTGCTGGTTCATGGCTTTCTGTCAGCTGctaatatatatggagatatacctagctcatagagctggaagggaccctgaaaggtcattgagtccagccccctgccttcactagcaggaccaagtactgattttgccccagattcctaagtggccccctcaaggattgagctcacaaccctgggcttagcaggccaatgctcaaaccagtgagctatccctcctgcttAGTGGCTCTTAGGTTTATTGTTGCTcagatgggcctgatcctgcacccctcacttcCATTGCAGTCCGTGAGGCTTTTGTGTACACAAGGAATGCGCTCTGGAAAGTCATGGTGCTCAGTGGGTCTGAAAACTCAGGGGGGGTAGAAGAAGCTTTTTCCAGCCATTCTGCCTTGAGAGAAACCTTGGTTTGGTGGTACAAAGGAGGTGTATTTAGAGTGGTTGCATGTAGAAAGTTAATTCTGTTCTGCCCCTCCATTTGGAACCTTCCGCAGTCTTCCTTAACATGCTGCTAAACTCAGATGGTCTTGGCTATTGCTTCTGTTTGGATCTCCCAGAGTCGGTGGTATCTAAGCTGGATCAGAAGTTCCCTTTCAGCCTGCTGAAGAGAATACCAGGGCTGAAGTATATTCCAGGGTCTGTTGCAGAGAGAAGAGCCTCCCAGACTAGGAAGTAAGTACATGAACTCCAATAACACTCCTTATAATCCCAaagggaggcagcagctgggatGTGTAGGGAGTGTGCTCTGACAAGTGCTGGTGTGAAATGACCTTGCAAAGCTATATCATGATCTCCACTGTATAGTCTCCCCTGTTAGAGGAGAGAGTGGAATCTAATGATTAAAGCATTACACAGGGAACCAGGACGTGTGGCTTTCATTCCTGGCTATGCTACTTGACTggtgacctttggcaaatcacttatCCTCGCAGGAATGTTGGGATACTGGGCTTACACAGCACTTTGAGAGTCCTCTGATGAAGGGCTTGATATAAGAACATGGTATCAGTTATTAAGTTGTCATTGCCTTCATTCCAGAGCACATTTCCAGTGTGGAGGAACAATTTATCTGCAGAAATAGAGTTCAGGGCCTTCCAATCCCTTTATGTCCTGTAGCCATGAATGCTTACTTGTCTTCTGATAGGTTTAGAAATTAGATGGAACTTTATCCAATTCCAAAGCACTTTTACTACCAACATTCCAATCTCAATGGACAGAGGAGGGTTAAACTGCCTTGTAGCTGAAGAACTGTAGTGAGTTCTCTAACACAAGTATTTCCTTATGGTTACACCTGTTCCCTTATGACCAAAGGGGGAAATCTGAGGTATAAACACATGCCTGTAACAATACGACCTCAGGTGGTGTGACTGGATCTCCTAGGCTAATCTGGAACATGCCCTGACAATGCTTGCAAGGGAGACAAAGCGTTTGTGTATGTGAAAAGTTGATAGGTGGCGAGCTAGGGTGTGGATCTACGGTGCTGTAGCCTGCTGTGCACCTGCCATGTCCTAAAAGTTCCGTAGTGGGCTTTGATCTACAGCAGCATGGAACTTCTAGTGCCTGGTAGCCGGGTCCACGTGGATAGATAGCGCATGGCAGGTTACAGCACTGTAGAGTTGCACCCCAGCGTATCATGCACTCCCTCTCCATAGAGACGAGCCCAAGGAAAGCAGGGAAGCAGGAGGAAGTTTGTACCTCAGGGGGTTATACTGACCCAGTGcctttaagctctttggggcagggactgtcttgtgCTGTGCATACGTACTGTGCCCagctcagtggggccaggacttcTGCTGGAGCCATGAAGCTACTGTACAGTTACTAATAATGTCTTTGGTGAAAGCCTTTGCTGTGCTTCTGAAGGCTCTGTGTCTTGAGTGAGATGAGATGCAGACTCTTTTGGGTGAAAGGTGTTATAAACGTTAGCTATCAATAAATGTCTGTGTGGGAAGGTGTTTCTAGGACTTTCCAGATTAACTGAGCTACGCTTGCATGTAACTATTTACCAAACACAAATCCTGTTCTTATTTCTGTAGCTTAAGTTTATCCCAGCGTAAAGAACCAAAGCAATTGTAAGATTTTTTGCTATATGTTGTTCCACTTGTCTGCTGGGATTCAGGTTAGAATATACAGTTCAAGACCAGACAGAACAGATTTCTACAGAGTTGTATGCTTTTGCATAATGCTTTGTGGCCCATAAATGCAAGAACCAACATTGAAGTAATAAAGGAACAATCCTTCTGGGTATTTGTCTTTGTGATTCCGCCTTCTTCCGATTTGATCAGTACTCGCCTTGGAGAATAGGAAGTCGCGAAGACCACAACTGCCAAATACCCAGCAGGATTGTTCCTTGATTACCTGTTGGGCAGAGCATCTCCTGGTTTGATTCATCCTGCTGAGTTACACCTTCTGTTGGCAGCTGCTGTTTCTGGATCCCCTCACTCCTGAATTATTCATTATACTAATAACTGCCCCTGTAGCTCAGAACTGCctattcttctcttctccaaaggcCTTTGAGGCTCAGCAGGTGAATAGTTAAAGGACACACACCTTAAATGGAGGAACAGGAGATGCATACAGAATTCTTACCTTGCACAGGGTTCCAT
This genomic stretch from Gopherus flavomarginatus isolate rGopFla2 chromosome 19, rGopFla2.mat.asm, whole genome shotgun sequence harbors:
- the RHBDD2 gene encoding rhomboid domain-containing protein 2, with the translated sequence MRAVPGQSHWAGAWPCLPTAAFLTALLSLLVSGPGLLHRAGAAEPPPPSAGSLRPGPVRAGEVHRLVTYIFVYEDLISLVCSGVIIWYFAGSFEKNVGTVKQCFLTFAFAISSALLYLLFEAVVSGVSEVEDAKGFTPVAFAMLAVSTTRSRMRRAPLFGVNIPMVLVPWLMLCVVWFIPHSSLLSNICGLIVGKAYGLGYCFCLDLPESVVSKLDQKFPFSLLKRIPGLKYIPGSVAERRASQTRKINPVPGSYPTQRSSPPALPVVQLQHPSAQSLGSWHNCTPAHIHGSPPYQTNPAFGKFYVQSHFGASPRHCCQPADPHSPQGACLPDSQIPTGTENLEAKFQYASGSPAEKVPAELSGVQIH